A single Tenacibaculum sp. Bg11-29 DNA region contains:
- a CDS encoding TetR/AcrR family transcriptional regulator, translating to MKKTKEIILDTSLELFNSLGLPKVTLRTIANKMEISQGNLNYHFKKREAIIEALYFRLVENIDKSMVDLQESKTPFYLLVNISKTIMFNFYEYRFFLLDFVQIMRENKKIKEHYNELTVQREQQFTMLFNLLIENGIMREAILPNEYKNLYKRFQILGDFWVSDAVINNAKITKKTIASYSTILTQAIYPYLTVKGQEEYHAIISEGI from the coding sequence ATGAAAAAAACCAAAGAGATAATTTTAGATACTTCATTAGAGCTATTTAATTCACTTGGCTTACCTAAAGTAACACTTAGAACAATTGCTAATAAAATGGAGATAAGTCAAGGGAATTTGAATTATCACTTTAAGAAAAGAGAAGCTATTATAGAGGCTTTGTATTTTAGATTGGTTGAAAATATAGATAAGAGTATGGTGGATTTACAAGAGTCTAAAACACCTTTTTATTTATTAGTAAACATATCTAAAACGATAATGTTTAACTTTTATGAGTATCGTTTTTTTTTATTAGATTTTGTTCAAATAATGCGAGAAAATAAAAAAATAAAAGAGCATTATAACGAGCTCACTGTACAGCGTGAACAACAGTTTACTATGCTTTTTAATTTGTTAATAGAAAACGGAATAATGCGAGAAGCAATTTTACCAAACGAATATAAAAATTTGTACAAACGTTTTCAGATTTTAGGCGATTTTTGGGTTTCTGATGCGGTAATAAATAATGCTAAGATTACGAAAAAAACAATTGCAAGCTATTCAACAATTTTAACACAGGCTATTTATCCTTATTTAACTGTAAAAGGGCAAGAAGAATATCATGCTATAATTTCAGAAGGCATATAA
- a CDS encoding Crp/Fnr family transcriptional regulator has protein sequence MTKHFFEHLNKFVTIKEEDFKKIILFFDIRNLNKKEAVIEATNKCNFNHFVLSGCLQMYFVNNKGVERTIQFAIENWWMTDCLAFYNEGTTDFHIQAVEKSQILSISIDKQKKLLEEFPKLEKYFRSIYQISFGASQMRMKYLYDFSKEEIYFNFIDKYPGFAQRIPQYLLASYLGLTPEYVSKIRNKKRY, from the coding sequence ATGACAAAACATTTTTTTGAACATCTAAATAAATTTGTAACTATTAAAGAAGAAGATTTTAAAAAAATTATACTCTTCTTTGATATTAGAAACTTAAACAAAAAAGAAGCTGTAATTGAAGCGACTAATAAATGTAATTTTAATCATTTTGTATTAAGTGGATGTCTTCAAATGTATTTTGTTAATAATAAAGGCGTAGAAAGAACCATTCAATTTGCCATTGAAAATTGGTGGATGACTGATTGTTTAGCTTTTTATAATGAAGGCACTACCGATTTTCATATTCAAGCAGTTGAAAAATCTCAAATCCTCTCGATTTCTATTGATAAGCAAAAAAAATTATTAGAGGAGTTTCCAAAACTTGAAAAATATTTCAGATCAATTTACCAAATATCTTTTGGAGCCTCTCAAATGAGAATGAAATATTTATATGATTTTTCTAAAGAAGAAATATATTTTAATTTTATTGATAAATACCCAGGTTTTGCTCAAAGAATACCGCAATATTTACTTGCCTCTTATTTAGGTCTTACACCTGAATATGTAAGTAAAATTAGGAACAAAAAACGTTATTAA
- a CDS encoding NAD-dependent epimerase/dehydratase family protein translates to MSNEISLITGGNGHLGNNLIRLLLSKNKKVRTTVRNIHNVAPFKGLDCEVIQADITDKESLKKAFKGVTNLYAVAANFSMWAKDPKTEIYDNNMQGTQNVFDLAKECGIKNIVYVSSVACLDFSKLPANVNNGYNKDRRNWYYNSKNDSDKLALALGKKYGIRTVLVLPSAMIGDKAYKLSYSNNLVLQILKGQIPVDTNVTLNWVDVKDVALATYNAMIKGKNNERYILSNEKHTSLQESVKIAAELYPSLKLKTPQKVPKFLLYAVASLMEFGSKITGKEPLLQRHYLDMFYGLKQDYNISKSRDELDFNPIPSKKALEDALNYLKNNWRENKII, encoded by the coding sequence ATGAGTAACGAAATTTCATTAATAACAGGAGGAAACGGGCATTTAGGAAATAACTTAATTAGACTATTACTTTCTAAAAACAAAAAAGTAAGAACAACTGTTAGAAACATACATAATGTAGCTCCTTTTAAAGGGTTAGATTGTGAAGTTATACAGGCAGATATTACCGACAAAGAGTCATTAAAAAAAGCATTTAAAGGAGTTACCAATTTATACGCAGTAGCAGCAAATTTTAGTATGTGGGCTAAAGATCCTAAAACCGAAATTTATGATAATAATATGCAAGGAACTCAAAATGTGTTTGACCTTGCAAAAGAATGTGGCATCAAAAATATTGTATACGTAAGCTCTGTAGCATGTTTAGATTTCTCAAAATTACCAGCCAATGTAAATAACGGATATAATAAAGATCGAAGAAACTGGTATTACAATTCAAAAAATGATTCTGATAAACTAGCATTAGCATTAGGAAAAAAATATGGTATTAGAACTGTTTTAGTTTTACCTTCTGCTATGATTGGTGACAAAGCTTATAAGTTAAGCTATTCTAACAACCTTGTTTTACAAATTTTAAAAGGACAAATTCCTGTAGACACCAATGTAACTTTAAATTGGGTTGATGTAAAAGATGTAGCTTTAGCAACTTATAACGCTATGATTAAGGGCAAGAATAATGAAAGGTATATTTTATCAAACGAAAAACATACTTCTTTACAGGAAAGTGTAAAAATAGCAGCTGAATTATACCCAAGCCTAAAATTAAAAACACCTCAGAAAGTGCCAAAATTCTTATTGTACGCTGTTGCTAGCTTAATGGAATTTGGTAGTAAAATTACAGGAAAAGAACCTCTATTACAGCGACATTACCTAGATATGTTTTATGGCTTAAAACAAGATTATAACATTAGTAAATCAAGAGATGAGTTAGATTTTAATCCTATACCTTCAAAAAAAGCTTTAGAAGACGCCTTAAATTATTTAAAAAACAATTGGAGAGAAAATAAAATTATATAA
- a CDS encoding TetR/AcrR family transcriptional regulator yields the protein MPKIIAKKEDWIMLGYKLFSEKGISGIVVEKMALKLKVNKSSFYWHFKTKKDFLSEIISFWVTTDTDKIITTVESKPLAKEKFNGLIALAFKKEPYLDFIFFLKRYALKDKKIQTLIDQIDNQRIDYTKGILIQIGFSESDAFIKATLFYKYLIGYHEMIRYKKQSKNYVEEVKKELNQFIKY from the coding sequence ATGCCAAAAATAATAGCAAAAAAAGAGGACTGGATAATGCTCGGTTATAAATTATTCTCTGAAAAAGGAATTAGCGGAATAGTCGTTGAAAAGATGGCTCTGAAACTAAAGGTTAATAAATCAAGTTTTTACTGGCACTTTAAAACAAAAAAAGATTTTTTAAGCGAAATTATATCTTTTTGGGTTACTACTGATACCGACAAAATAATTACAACGGTAGAAAGTAAACCATTAGCTAAAGAAAAATTTAATGGATTAATAGCATTAGCATTTAAGAAAGAACCCTACTTAGATTTCATTTTTTTTCTAAAAAGGTATGCACTTAAAGATAAGAAAATCCAAACATTAATAGATCAAATAGACAATCAAAGGATTGATTACACCAAGGGTATATTAATTCAAATAGGGTTTTCAGAAAGCGATGCTTTTATAAAAGCAACTTTATTCTACAAATATTTAATAGGCTATCATGAAATGATTCGCTACAAGAAGCAAAGTAAAAATTACGTAGAGGAAGTAAAAAAAGAACTAAATCAATTTATTAAATATTAA
- a CDS encoding bifunctional oligoribonuclease/PAP phosphatase NrnA: MILKHFTELKEYLSQSKNIVIIGHRNPDGDAIGSTLGLKHYLDKKGHTVQVVMPNEYPDFLHWIPGSETVYRFDRQNKQSVRSLKNSEIVFLLDFNALHRVGSDMQNTLEKYENNFALIDHHQQPDDFEYMYSDTTMSSTCQMVYNFIEMMGDVDLIDKNIATALYTGIMTDTGSFRFRSTTSTTHRIIADLIDKGAENDKIHSNVQDANTYNRLLLLGQALSNMKMLTEYKTAFITLSEAEKKQFNYEKGDTEGVVNYALSLKGIVFAAIFIEDKEQGIIKMSLRSKGKFSVNQFARNHFNGGGHDNAAGGKSDESMEDTITTFKALLPKYKTALETSYEA, from the coding sequence ATGATTTTAAAACACTTTACAGAACTCAAAGAATATTTGTCACAATCTAAAAATATTGTGATAATAGGTCATAGAAATCCTGATGGAGATGCAATTGGCTCAACATTAGGATTAAAACATTATTTAGATAAAAAAGGGCATACTGTTCAGGTAGTAATGCCTAATGAATACCCTGATTTTTTACATTGGATTCCAGGGTCTGAAACAGTATATCGTTTCGACCGTCAAAATAAACAGAGCGTTCGGTCGTTAAAGAATTCAGAAATTGTATTTCTTTTAGATTTTAATGCTTTACATAGGGTAGGAAGTGATATGCAAAATACATTAGAAAAATATGAAAATAATTTTGCGTTGATAGATCATCATCAGCAGCCAGATGATTTTGAGTATATGTATTCAGATACAACCATGTCATCTACTTGTCAAATGGTATACAATTTCATCGAAATGATGGGAGATGTAGACTTAATAGATAAAAATATTGCTACGGCATTGTATACAGGTATTATGACTGATACAGGATCTTTTCGTTTTAGATCAACAACAAGTACAACACACCGTATTATTGCTGATTTAATAGATAAAGGCGCAGAAAATGACAAGATTCATAGTAATGTACAAGATGCAAATACTTATAATCGTTTATTGTTATTAGGGCAAGCATTAAGTAATATGAAAATGTTAACGGAGTATAAAACGGCATTTATAACATTATCAGAGGCAGAAAAAAAACAATTTAATTACGAAAAGGGAGATACTGAAGGTGTTGTAAATTATGCCCTTTCTTTAAAAGGTATTGTGTTTGCTGCTATTTTTATAGAAGATAAAGAGCAAGGAATTATAAAAATGTCACTTCGTAGTAAAGGTAAGTTTTCAGTAAATCAGTTTGCTAGAAATCACTTTAATGGTGGAGGTCATGATAATGCAGCAGGAGGAAAGAGTGATGAATCGATGGAAGATACAATAACAACATTTAAAGCATTGTTACCAAAATATAAAACAGCATTAGAAACATCGTATGAAGCTTAA
- a CDS encoding FKBP-type peptidyl-prolyl cis-trans isomerase, giving the protein MKLTKILAVAVVTLSVVSCGNSQFKEKSSLTTEVDSVSYTLGVDMANKIKSNFDDIDQGLFVQGFKNGMDSTNLLVESKDINNILSAFFQKKQQEKMKEQQAAQAKKAETEFGDYRKEGEEFLAANKAKEGVKTTASGLQYIVLKEGSGETPKTSSKVKVHYHGTLTDGTVFDSSVDKGQPIEFGVTQVIKGWTEGLQLMKTGAKYKFFIPQDLAYGAQQRGAKIKPFSALIFDVELLEIK; this is encoded by the coding sequence ATGAAATTAACTAAAATTTTAGCAGTAGCAGTTGTAACGTTATCTGTTGTATCATGTGGAAACAGTCAGTTTAAAGAAAAAAGTTCATTAACAACAGAGGTAGATTCTGTGAGTTATACTTTAGGTGTAGACATGGCTAATAAAATAAAATCTAATTTTGATGATATTGATCAAGGTTTATTTGTTCAAGGATTTAAAAATGGAATGGATTCTACAAATCTTTTAGTAGAATCAAAAGATATTAATAATATCTTAAGCGCATTTTTTCAGAAGAAACAACAAGAAAAAATGAAGGAACAGCAAGCTGCACAAGCAAAAAAGGCTGAAACTGAGTTTGGAGATTATAGAAAAGAAGGTGAAGAATTCTTAGCAGCAAATAAAGCAAAAGAAGGTGTAAAGACTACTGCTAGTGGTTTACAATACATTGTTTTAAAAGAAGGAAGTGGAGAAACGCCTAAAACATCATCAAAAGTTAAAGTTCATTATCATGGTACATTAACTGATGGAACTGTTTTTGATAGTTCAGTAGATAAAGGACAGCCAATTGAATTTGGTGTAACTCAGGTTATAAAAGGATGGACTGAAGGATTACAGTTAATGAAAACAGGAGCTAAGTATAAGTTTTTTATACCTCAAGATTTAGCATATGGAGCACAGCAAAGAGGAGCGAAAATTAAGCCATTTTCAGCTTTAATTTTCGATGTAGAATTACTTGAGATTAAGTAA
- a CDS encoding Crp/Fnr family transcriptional regulator, with the protein MKNLINYIQSRITINQNDIDLIEKYFEEENLTAQTSISEAGKVERYIYYLDSGIVKGYQNIDGKIVVQHLVASHDFFTSLDSFMNEIPSLDYYETITASKLLKISKSNFNILQEETKFWAVLVKEVTNQHLSCKLERVKDFQILSAKERYLKFVNQYPNLALNVSIDNIASFLGMEPQSLSRIRKQITF; encoded by the coding sequence ATGAAAAATCTAATTAATTATATACAATCTAGAATTACAATAAATCAAAACGATATTGACTTAATCGAAAAATATTTTGAAGAAGAAAATCTTACAGCTCAAACTAGTATTTCTGAAGCAGGAAAAGTAGAGCGATATATTTATTACTTAGATTCAGGAATTGTAAAAGGTTATCAAAATATTGATGGTAAAATTGTAGTACAACATCTTGTAGCATCACATGATTTTTTTACGTCTTTAGATAGTTTTATGAACGAAATACCTTCATTAGATTATTATGAAACGATTACAGCATCTAAACTTTTAAAAATATCAAAATCAAATTTTAATATTTTACAAGAAGAAACAAAATTCTGGGCTGTACTTGTTAAAGAAGTAACCAACCAACATTTAAGTTGCAAGTTAGAACGTGTTAAAGATTTTCAAATTTTATCAGCAAAAGAACGCTATCTAAAATTTGTAAATCAATACCCTAATTTAGCTTTAAATGTATCTATTGATAATATTGCTTCTTTTTTAGGAATGGAACCTCAATCTCTAAGTCGTATTAGAAAACAAATTACTTTCTAA
- a CDS encoding nucleoside-diphosphate kinase has protein sequence MATNRTFTMIKPDGVENGHTGAILDKINAAGFRIVAMKKTQMTTRDAEAFYAVHNERPFFGELVEFMTRGPIIAAILEKDNAVEDFRTLIGATNPADAAEGTIRKMFATSIGENAVHGSDSDENAAIEGAFHFSGREMF, from the coding sequence ATGGCAACAAATAGAACTTTTACAATGATTAAACCAGATGGTGTTGAAAACGGACACACTGGTGCAATTTTAGACAAAATTAATGCTGCAGGTTTTAGAATCGTAGCAATGAAAAAAACTCAAATGACAACGCGTGATGCTGAAGCTTTTTATGCTGTGCACAACGAGCGTCCTTTCTTTGGTGAGTTAGTTGAATTTATGACTCGTGGGCCAATTATTGCTGCTATCTTAGAAAAAGACAATGCTGTTGAAGATTTTAGAACTTTAATCGGTGCTACAAATCCTGCTGATGCTGCTGAAGGAACTATTCGTAAAATGTTTGCTACTTCTATAGGTGAAAACGCTGTTCACGGATCTGATTCTGATGAAAATGCTGCTATTGAAGGTGCTTTTCATTTTTCTGGTAGAGAAATGTTCTAA
- a CDS encoding alkaline phosphatase D family protein produces the protein MTSMKSSIAFFTLLIISTTIYSQEKFTIAFGSCNDQNKSNPFWEDIISQQPDVWIWGGDNIYADTNNMDKMEKFYMQQKKQFSYSKLAKNTPILATWDDHDYGKNDGGIDYKKKKESQQLFLDFINVPKHSPRRKKAGIYHVENFKIKNKSIKIIMLDTRYFRTALTKGSGKKRYQSNKNKEGSILGTNQWAWLKNELTNSTANFNVIVSSIQVLSSEHGFEKWSNFPSELTKFLKLIETSKAKNVILLSGDRHISEFSKTNIPNVPYPIIDFTSSGLTHAYTSFSSEKNKQRIGNVISTLSYGVLLFDFELNKVIFQMRGKNNTILQKISQVYP, from the coding sequence ATGACTTCTATGAAATCTTCTATAGCATTTTTTACACTTTTAATCATTTCTACAACTATATACAGTCAAGAAAAATTTACAATAGCTTTTGGCTCTTGTAATGACCAAAACAAATCGAATCCTTTTTGGGAAGATATTATTTCTCAACAACCTGATGTGTGGATTTGGGGTGGAGATAATATTTATGCTGATACAAATAACATGGATAAAATGGAAAAATTTTATATGCAGCAAAAAAAGCAATTTTCATACAGTAAGCTAGCAAAAAACACTCCTATTTTAGCTACTTGGGACGATCATGATTATGGTAAAAATGATGGAGGTATTGATTATAAAAAGAAAAAGGAAAGCCAGCAGTTGTTTTTAGATTTTATAAATGTTCCTAAACACTCCCCTAGAAGAAAAAAAGCGGGTATTTATCATGTTGAAAATTTCAAAATAAAAAACAAGAGTATAAAAATAATTATGCTAGATACTCGGTATTTCAGAACAGCTTTAACAAAAGGAAGTGGTAAAAAACGTTATCAATCTAATAAAAATAAAGAGGGTAGTATTTTAGGAACTAACCAATGGGCATGGTTAAAAAATGAATTAACAAACTCTACGGCTAATTTTAATGTTATCGTTAGTAGTATTCAAGTACTTTCGAGTGAACATGGTTTCGAGAAATGGAGTAACTTCCCTAGTGAGCTTACCAAATTCTTGAAGCTTATTGAAACTTCAAAGGCTAAAAATGTAATTCTTCTTTCTGGTGACAGGCATATTTCAGAATTCTCTAAAACTAATATTCCTAATGTTCCTTATCCTATTATAGATTTTACTTCAAGTGGTTTAACTCATGCTTACACATCATTTTCTTCTGAAAAAAATAAGCAAAGAATAGGTAATGTCATAAGTACTTTAAGTTATGGAGTGTTGCTTTTTGATTTCGAATTAAATAAAGTAATTTTTCAAATGCGAGGTAAAAACAATACTATATTACAAAAAATCAGTCAAGTATATCCTTAA
- a CDS encoding FAD-dependent monooxygenase — translation MKIAIIGAGIGGLTTAIALKQKGFEVEIFEASKGFRKAGSGINLAINAMQVYKRLGIYEEIASLGNYTNALHITDEELNKITSVNLQNAEVAYKAKTYAIHRATLHTVLVNRLTDIPIHLNKKLQSLSQENNKISIRFEDGTSQTSDILIGADGIHSMVRKSIFSNTKLRVAKQVCWRGIVKLTIPNKYKTELNELWGKGKRFGFVHINENEVYWYALANYKTDYQKEYANTNLAELFSSFNPLVKKIIANTNKRDIIFNEMIDLKPITTWYKNNVCLIGDAAHATTPNLGQGACQAIESAYVIAECLASEKNTQKAFNKLEKIRKNTAEQIVNKSWSIGKMAHLKNNFAIFLRNSIIKLMPKKLSEKQSTAVYKLNY, via the coding sequence ATGAAAATAGCAATTATAGGTGCCGGAATTGGCGGACTAACAACAGCAATAGCCTTAAAACAAAAAGGATTTGAAGTTGAGATTTTTGAAGCTTCGAAAGGTTTTAGAAAAGCAGGTTCTGGTATTAACTTAGCAATTAATGCAATGCAAGTATATAAAAGGTTAGGTATTTACGAAGAAATTGCATCCTTAGGAAATTACACCAATGCCTTACATATAACAGATGAAGAACTGAACAAAATTACGTCTGTAAATTTACAAAATGCAGAAGTAGCATATAAAGCCAAAACCTATGCAATTCATAGAGCTACATTACATACAGTTTTAGTAAACAGATTAACTGACATACCTATACATTTAAATAAAAAACTACAATCATTAAGTCAAGAAAACAATAAAATTTCTATTCGTTTTGAAGATGGAACTTCACAAACTTCTGATATTTTAATTGGTGCCGATGGTATTCATTCTATGGTTAGAAAATCAATTTTTAGCAATACCAAACTTCGTGTTGCAAAGCAAGTGTGTTGGAGAGGCATTGTAAAACTAACGATTCCTAATAAATATAAAACGGAGTTAAATGAGTTATGGGGTAAAGGAAAGCGTTTTGGTTTTGTACATATAAATGAAAATGAGGTTTATTGGTATGCGCTTGCTAATTATAAGACCGATTACCAAAAGGAATATGCTAATACAAACTTAGCAGAACTCTTTTCAAGTTTTAATCCATTAGTTAAAAAGATAATAGCCAACACTAACAAAAGGGATATTATTTTTAATGAAATGATAGATTTAAAACCTATTACTACCTGGTACAAAAACAATGTTTGTTTAATTGGTGATGCTGCTCATGCTACAACACCTAATTTAGGGCAAGGTGCTTGTCAAGCAATTGAAAGTGCTTATGTAATTGCTGAGTGTTTAGCTTCCGAAAAAAATACTCAAAAGGCTTTTAATAAACTCGAAAAAATAAGAAAAAATACTGCGGAACAAATTGTAAACAAAAGTTGGTCTATTGGTAAAATGGCACATTTAAAAAACAACTTTGCTATATTTTTAAGAAATAGTATTATAAAACTAATGCCTAAAAAACTCTCAGAAAAGCAATCAACCGCTGTGTATAAGCTAAATTATTAA
- a CDS encoding carboxymuconolactone decarboxylase family protein, with protein sequence MDKRIQIETTEPTAYKGMFALENYLEESKLSSTHKELIKIRASQLNKCPFCIDMHTKVALKNGETKQRIFLLNAWQDTILFTEEEKIILQMTEEVTMIHHKGLTSKTYEKAIKTFGDTYFSQIIMAIVTINSWNRIAISTHKPIDN encoded by the coding sequence ATGGATAAAAGAATTCAAATTGAAACAACCGAACCTACTGCTTATAAAGGGATGTTTGCTTTAGAGAATTACTTAGAAGAAAGTAAATTAAGTAGTACCCATAAAGAGCTTATAAAAATTAGAGCTTCACAGTTAAATAAATGCCCATTTTGTATAGATATGCATACAAAAGTTGCTTTAAAAAATGGAGAAACTAAACAACGTATTTTTTTATTAAATGCTTGGCAGGATACAATTTTATTTACTGAAGAAGAAAAAATTATTCTTCAAATGACTGAAGAAGTAACTATGATTCATCATAAGGGATTAACTTCTAAAACCTACGAAAAAGCTATTAAAACATTTGGCGACACTTATTTTTCACAAATAATAATGGCAATAGTTACTATAAATTCTTGGAATAGAATTGCAATAAGCACACATAAACCTATTGACAATTAA
- a CDS encoding YdcF family protein, with translation MKTLKKYKLLLAILLLWFFGHIAYITFDGLAKNNKKADVAVILGNKVNKDGTLSKRLQKRLECGLNLYKNNQVKKIIVSGGLGKEGVYEGDKMKAFLLKNKVPDSLIIVDNFGDNTLKTVKNTLNLKDSLAFKSVIVVSQYFHLTRTKMLFKKQGFTNVSSASPNYFESRDFYSLFREFVAYYVG, from the coding sequence ATGAAAACCTTAAAAAAATATAAATTACTACTAGCTATATTATTACTATGGTTTTTTGGGCATATAGCTTACATTACATTTGATGGGTTGGCTAAGAATAATAAAAAGGCTGATGTTGCTGTAATACTTGGTAATAAAGTAAATAAAGATGGCACGCTTTCTAAACGATTACAAAAACGTTTAGAATGTGGTTTAAACTTATATAAAAACAACCAAGTAAAAAAAATAATTGTTAGTGGTGGTTTAGGTAAAGAAGGGGTTTATGAAGGTGATAAAATGAAAGCTTTCTTACTTAAAAATAAAGTACCCGATTCTTTAATTATTGTTGATAATTTTGGCGACAACACCCTCAAAACTGTTAAAAACACCCTAAATTTAAAAGATAGTTTGGCTTTTAAAAGTGTTATAGTTGTTTCACAGTACTTTCATTTAACACGAACAAAAATGTTATTTAAAAAACAAGGTTTTACAAATGTTAGTAGTGCAAGTCCTAACTATTTTGAATCTAGAGATTTTTATTCACTATTCAGAGAGTTTGTAGCTTACTATGTTGGGTAA
- the gldI gene encoding gliding motility-associated peptidyl-prolyl isomerase GldI, whose translation MKLKIIFFLVVILGVVSCKEPEARRPNKQGTTNFYNEVVKKNKKLNALEKKRLENFISKDTVNQYTVSKNGFWYTYVVKDSLNTLKPKKEDVVLISFDISDINGNILYRRQERNYKVDKEDFIPALQDGIKLMRKGETITYIIPSYSAFGITGDGNKIGVRQPIKSTVTLIEIK comes from the coding sequence ATGAAGCTTAAAATTATTTTTTTCTTGGTGGTTATTTTAGGTGTAGTTTCTTGTAAAGAACCTGAAGCAAGAAGGCCTAATAAACAAGGAACTACTAATTTTTACAATGAAGTAGTAAAAAAGAATAAAAAACTGAATGCTTTAGAGAAAAAGCGATTAGAAAATTTTATTTCTAAAGATACAGTTAATCAATATACAGTTTCTAAAAATGGCTTTTGGTATACCTATGTCGTTAAAGATTCACTAAATACTTTAAAACCAAAAAAAGAAGATGTAGTTTTGATATCTTTCGACATTTCAGATATCAATGGGAATATACTTTATAGGAGGCAAGAAAGAAACTATAAGGTAGATAAAGAAGATTTTATTCCTGCATTGCAAGATGGAATAAAGTTGATGAGAAAAGGAGAAACTATTACATATATCATTCCATCATATAGTGCCTTTGGTATTACAGGTGACGGTAATAAGATAGGAGTAAGACAACCAATAAAGAGTACAGTAACATTAATCGAAATCAAATAA
- a CDS encoding peptidylprolyl isomerase has product MKICKILIAVVVLFSACKSVKYADLENGLYADLQTNRGDILIKLHEKEMPMTVANFVALVEGDNPKVVDSLKGKPFYDATKFHRVINDFMIQGGDVTGTGRGNNGYRFGDEFPMNEKGELIYKHDGAGVLSMANSGKATNSSQFFITHKATPWLDGIHSIFGKVLLGQDIVDVIKQNDVINHVEIIRVGKEAKKFRAANVFEKELLNVEKKAAEYKEKIAELKRVFQEEKGINEAIETDSGLKILQLQKGKGEKVNPAIPTTVHYTLYLAEGKKMDSSLDRSKPFTFIINDAKSPIITGWREGVQTMREGGKSIFFIPYYLGYGESGLGPTIGKTDLVLEVEVLKVGK; this is encoded by the coding sequence ATGAAAATTTGTAAAATTTTAATAGCAGTTGTAGTGTTGTTTTCAGCATGTAAATCGGTTAAATATGCTGATTTAGAAAATGGATTATATGCAGATCTACAAACAAATCGTGGAGATATTTTAATAAAATTACACGAAAAAGAAATGCCAATGACAGTTGCTAATTTTGTAGCATTGGTAGAAGGAGATAATCCTAAAGTGGTAGATTCATTAAAAGGAAAACCTTTTTATGATGCAACGAAATTTCATAGAGTAATTAATGACTTCATGATTCAAGGTGGAGATGTTACAGGTACTGGTAGAGGAAATAATGGCTATCGATTTGGAGATGAATTTCCGATGAATGAAAAAGGAGAGTTAATTTATAAGCATGACGGTGCAGGAGTACTGTCTATGGCAAACTCAGGAAAAGCAACAAACTCTAGTCAATTTTTTATTACACATAAAGCAACACCTTGGTTAGATGGTATACATTCGATTTTTGGTAAAGTATTATTAGGGCAAGATATAGTTGATGTAATTAAGCAAAATGATGTAATTAATCATGTAGAGATAATTAGAGTTGGTAAAGAAGCTAAAAAGTTTAGAGCTGCTAATGTTTTTGAAAAAGAGTTACTGAATGTAGAAAAAAAAGCAGCTGAGTATAAAGAGAAAATAGCTGAACTAAAACGCGTGTTTCAAGAAGAAAAAGGAATTAATGAAGCTATTGAAACAGATTCAGGGTTAAAGATTTTGCAGTTGCAAAAAGGAAAAGGTGAAAAAGTAAATCCAGCAATACCTACAACAGTTCATTACACACTATATTTGGCAGAAGGAAAAAAAATGGATTCTAGTTTAGATAGATCAAAACCCTTTACCTTTATTATTAATGATGCTAAATCGCCTATTATTACAGGATGGAGAGAAGGTGTACAAACAATGAGAGAAGGAGGTAAATCAATATTTTTTATTCCTTATTATTTAGGGTACGGAGAAAGTGGTTTAGGACCAACTATAGGAAAAACAGATTTAGTGTTAGAAGTAGAAGTATTAAAGGTAGGTAAATAA